A genome region from Streptomyces durmitorensis includes the following:
- a CDS encoding 4'-phosphopantetheinyl transferase family protein produces the protein MITDNGRSEDPARPVQLWFCTNDDLPADQAALLAGHWFDEEEKQTAQAFLFERDRRQYLVAHTLVRRVLALETGLAEDELHFWRSSRGRPFLRVPPGGLLRGGRQLDFNLSHASGCNLIGVTRANTIGVDVERLDRDPRSFHTILQTFATRERHWVAEAATGAARDRRTMRLWTLKEAYAKARGLGLGLPFDTFSFTLADDRGVLGFDPPADDRYGQWTFIELEPAPDVLAAVVIQTAPFTDPVMHLHRGFPWARAAPHRIPLPAPPAVALPAASW, from the coding sequence GTGATCACGGACAACGGCAGGAGCGAGGACCCGGCCCGCCCCGTCCAGCTGTGGTTCTGCACCAACGACGACCTGCCGGCGGACCAGGCGGCCCTGCTCGCCGGGCACTGGTTCGACGAGGAGGAGAAGCAGACCGCGCAGGCCTTCCTCTTCGAGCGCGACCGGCGCCAGTACCTGGTCGCCCACACTCTTGTGCGACGCGTACTGGCGCTGGAAACCGGCCTCGCCGAGGACGAACTGCACTTCTGGCGTTCCTCGCGCGGCCGGCCCTTCCTGCGCGTGCCGCCGGGCGGACTCCTGCGCGGGGGACGGCAGCTGGACTTCAACCTGTCGCACGCCAGTGGCTGCAACCTGATCGGCGTGACACGCGCGAACACCATCGGCGTCGACGTCGAACGGCTCGACCGGGACCCGCGTTCCTTCCACACCATTTTGCAGACCTTCGCGACGAGAGAGCGGCACTGGGTGGCCGAAGCGGCCACCGGAGCGGCGCGCGACCGCAGGACGATGCGGCTGTGGACCCTGAAGGAGGCCTATGCCAAAGCGCGCGGCCTCGGCCTCGGGCTGCCGTTCGACACTTTCTCGTTCACGCTGGCCGACGACCGCGGCGTACTCGGATTCGATCCGCCCGCCGACGACAGGTATGGGCAATGGACGTTCATCGAACTCGAGCCCGCCCCCGACGTCCTCGCCGCGGTGGTGATCCAGACCGCCCCCTTCACGGATCCCGTGATGCACCTGCACCGCGGATTCCCGTGGGCACGGGCGGCACCGCACCGCATCCCCCTGCCCGCGCCGCCCGCCGTCGCCCTGCCCGCGGCCTCCTGGTGA
- a CDS encoding acyl carrier protein — MFNNPNPAQSAPGGDVPRVLDALREMLGTILRCDPWEIEEKATFHVLGLDSILGAEFVDAINTQYGLKEEAFTLYDHPTPAAMATHVVARTAARTPSAPRAARATGPRAGIDTLLDAVRDDRLSVDEAVALLAADRA; from the coding sequence GTGTTCAACAACCCGAACCCGGCCCAGTCGGCACCCGGCGGTGACGTGCCGCGGGTCCTCGACGCACTGCGCGAGATGCTCGGCACGATCCTGCGCTGCGACCCGTGGGAGATCGAAGAGAAGGCGACCTTCCACGTACTGGGCCTCGACTCCATCCTCGGCGCCGAGTTCGTGGACGCCATCAACACCCAGTACGGCCTGAAAGAGGAAGCCTTCACCCTCTACGACCACCCCACCCCCGCCGCCATGGCCACCCATGTCGTCGCCCGCACGGCAGCAAGGACGCCGAGCGCGCCCCGGGCCGCCCGCGCGACCGGCCCCCGTGCCGGGATCGACACCCTGCTCGACGCCGTCCGCGACGACCGGCTGAGCGTCGACGAGGCCGTCGCTCTGCTCGCCGCGGACAGGGCCTGA
- a CDS encoding DUF5302 domain-containing protein: MADVTKRNAADSDVQLQFKEVLARKQRQQRTGEAHGDRGLRSKGVSGPVPQKKIFRRKTG; encoded by the coding sequence ATGGCTGACGTGACCAAGCGGAATGCAGCAGACTCCGATGTGCAGCTCCAGTTCAAGGAAGTGCTCGCGCGCAAGCAGCGCCAGCAGCGGACCGGAGAGGCGCACGGCGACAGGGGCCTGAGGTCCAAGGGCGTGAGCGGCCCGGTACCCCAGAAGAAGATCTTCCGTCGCAAGACCGGCTGA
- a CDS encoding TetR/AcrR family transcriptional regulator, translating into MVKQGRSAHTRQTLIRAAGEEFARGGFEPVSLSRISKRAGVSYGGLHHHFSGKQDLAGAVVAEAAAILRDEVCGGAGPEPGDGGRAALARLVESTYRLVGRLDRDAVVQAGFVLTLDISSPDLGEDLREQWRCWVEETLAQAERAQELGAGIRGSDVATAVVAATVGFEALSVRDRAWLEPDVVSRFWRLLLPRVASPATAAALRADDCPPVGHEATP; encoded by the coding sequence ATGGTGAAGCAGGGACGATCGGCGCACACTCGGCAGACGTTGATCCGGGCCGCCGGCGAGGAGTTCGCCCGCGGGGGCTTCGAACCGGTGTCGCTCAGCCGGATCAGCAAACGGGCCGGGGTCAGCTACGGAGGGCTGCACCACCACTTCTCCGGCAAGCAGGACCTGGCCGGGGCCGTCGTGGCGGAGGCCGCCGCCATCCTGCGTGACGAGGTGTGCGGAGGCGCCGGCCCCGAGCCCGGCGACGGCGGGCGTGCCGCGCTGGCGCGGCTCGTGGAGTCCACCTACCGCCTCGTGGGCCGGCTCGACCGGGACGCGGTGGTCCAGGCGGGGTTCGTCCTCACCCTGGACATCTCAAGCCCCGACCTCGGAGAGGATCTGCGCGAGCAGTGGCGGTGCTGGGTCGAGGAGACCCTGGCGCAGGCCGAGCGGGCGCAGGAGCTCGGTGCGGGGATCCGCGGCAGCGACGTCGCGACGGCCGTGGTGGCGGCGACCGTGGGATTCGAGGCGCTGAGCGTGCGGGACCGGGCCTGGCTCGAGCCGGATGTCGTCTCCCGCTTCTGGCGGCTGCTCCTGCCGCGCGTCGCCTCACCGGCGACGGCCGCCGCCCTGCGGGCCGACGACTGCCCGCCCGTCGGACACGAGGCGACCCCGTGA
- a CDS encoding MFS transporter, producing MTEASEPRTTADKQDPTTGPAPHPQRWLILSTLCLAVLLVLLDNTVLTVAIPSMTESLGASTSSIQWVMNGYTLAVGGLLMTTGSLADRIGRRKALLIGVALFTLCSGVASMADSPAQLIAGRIGMGVGAALLMPSTLAVLMQVFDEKERPKAIGVWTGVAAAAVALGPVLGGFMLDHFWWGSVLLINVPLGVAALIAMVILIPESRDPQDRRTDVPGVVLSILMSVGLVYAIISVPEHGWGSAQVLVPFAVGVAALISFTYWERRCEEPMLDVALFRNPAFGGAVGSTALTYLALAGSLFLFTQYLQFVMEYSPLEAGLGVVPMALALMLMTPFGPKIAEKIGTPGTMATGLTVMGIGLVVLSFLGRDSGYLLALVGLAVMGAGAGIAMPTASTAMVSAIPVERAGMAGGINSTMQEFGSACGVAVMGSLAAGLFASHLPDTIPDEATNSIGQALGAAADGDSPAQLVEEVRDAFVSGFSASMRIGAAAAVAAGVVAWALLRRNSVPPEAAASQSGEATEHAAASGAEKTADATGVS from the coding sequence ATGACTGAGGCCTCTGAGCCGCGAACGACTGCGGACAAGCAGGATCCGACCACGGGGCCCGCCCCCCACCCCCAGCGCTGGCTGATCCTGAGCACGCTCTGCCTCGCCGTGCTGCTGGTGCTGCTGGACAACACGGTGCTGACCGTGGCGATCCCGTCGATGACGGAGTCACTCGGCGCCTCGACCTCGTCGATCCAGTGGGTGATGAACGGCTACACGCTTGCCGTGGGCGGTCTGCTCATGACGACGGGCTCCCTGGCCGACCGGATCGGGCGCCGCAAGGCGCTCCTGATCGGTGTGGCGCTGTTCACCCTCTGTTCCGGTGTGGCCTCGATGGCCGACAGCCCGGCCCAGCTGATCGCCGGGCGGATCGGCATGGGTGTGGGCGCCGCGCTGCTGATGCCCAGCACCCTGGCTGTCCTCATGCAGGTGTTCGACGAGAAGGAGCGGCCGAAGGCCATCGGCGTGTGGACCGGTGTGGCCGCGGCCGCCGTGGCCCTCGGGCCGGTGCTCGGCGGGTTCATGCTCGACCACTTCTGGTGGGGTTCCGTCCTGCTCATCAACGTGCCGCTCGGAGTGGCCGCGCTGATCGCGATGGTCATCCTGATCCCCGAATCGCGCGATCCGCAGGACCGCAGGACCGACGTCCCCGGTGTGGTGCTGTCCATCCTGATGAGCGTCGGGCTGGTGTACGCGATCATCTCGGTGCCGGAGCACGGCTGGGGCTCCGCCCAGGTGCTGGTCCCCTTCGCGGTCGGCGTGGCGGCGCTGATCTCCTTCACGTACTGGGAGCGCCGTTGCGAGGAGCCGATGCTGGACGTCGCGCTCTTCAGGAACCCCGCCTTCGGCGGAGCCGTCGGCAGCACGGCGCTGACCTATCTCGCGCTCGCCGGCTCGCTGTTCCTGTTCACCCAGTACCTGCAGTTCGTCATGGAGTACAGCCCGCTGGAGGCGGGGCTCGGTGTCGTGCCCATGGCGCTCGCGCTCATGCTGATGACGCCGTTCGGCCCGAAGATCGCGGAGAAGATCGGGACGCCCGGCACGATGGCCACCGGTCTGACGGTGATGGGCATCGGCCTCGTCGTCCTGAGCTTCCTGGGCCGGGACTCCGGCTATCTCCTGGCCCTGGTCGGCCTGGCCGTGATGGGCGCCGGCGCCGGCATCGCCATGCCGACCGCGTCGACCGCCATGGTGAGCGCGATTCCGGTGGAGCGCGCCGGAATGGCGGGTGGGATCAACTCCACCATGCAGGAGTTCGGCAGCGCCTGTGGTGTGGCCGTCATGGGCAGCTTGGCCGCCGGGCTGTTCGCCTCGCACCTTCCGGACACCATTCCTGACGAGGCGACGAACTCCATCGGGCAGGCCCTGGGTGCGGCTGCCGACGGCGACTCCCCGGCGCAGCTCGTCGAAGAGGTGAGGGACGCGTTCGTCTCCGGCTTCTCGGCGAGCATGCGCATCGGTGCCGCAGCCGCCGTCGCCGCAGGCGTGGTGGCCTGGGCGCTGCTGCGCAGGAATTCGGTCCCGCCCGAGGCGGCCGCGTCGCAGTCCGGCGAGGCCACGGAGCATGCGGCTGCTTCAGGGGCCGAGAAGACGGCGGACGCCACGGGCGTATCTTGA
- a CDS encoding TetR/AcrR family transcriptional regulator produces the protein MSRNLPEPSLGSIWLSRPARQPPSGQTALSRDQIVAAAVRLLDREGLAALSMRRLAAELGVAAMSLYWHVPTKDAVLEFALDEAFGELDLTPRPDADWGEQMEHISQDLRRIIREHPWTSPLAGSFALVGPNSLAMHEQLIVLVEAGGFAPPDAYRAVGTLVNFVLGFAADEVKWILKMREADIGPADIKEIWLSPVLELVSDAYPRMRANLEAGESRAWDDHFEFGLSCMIAGMRAKGTKQS, from the coding sequence ATGTCGCGCAACCTTCCCGAACCGAGCCTGGGCAGCATCTGGCTGTCCAGGCCGGCCCGGCAGCCGCCCAGCGGTCAGACCGCACTGAGCCGTGATCAGATCGTCGCGGCGGCTGTCCGCCTGCTCGACCGGGAAGGTCTCGCCGCCCTCTCCATGCGACGCCTCGCCGCAGAGCTCGGTGTCGCGGCGATGTCCTTGTACTGGCACGTCCCCACCAAGGACGCGGTTCTCGAATTCGCCCTCGACGAGGCGTTCGGCGAGCTGGACCTGACGCCCAGGCCCGATGCCGACTGGGGCGAGCAGATGGAGCACATCTCCCAGGACCTGCGCCGCATCATCCGTGAACACCCCTGGACCAGCCCGCTGGCCGGCAGCTTCGCACTCGTCGGCCCGAATTCGCTGGCGATGCACGAGCAGCTCATCGTGCTCGTCGAGGCGGGCGGGTTCGCCCCGCCCGACGCCTATCGTGCGGTGGGCACGCTGGTGAACTTCGTCCTCGGGTTCGCGGCGGACGAGGTGAAATGGATCCTGAAGATGCGTGAGGCGGACATCGGGCCCGCCGACATCAAGGAGATCTGGCTGTCTCCGGTCCTCGAACTCGTCAGCGATGCCTATCCCCGCATGCGGGCCAACCTGGAGGCCGGGGAGTCCCGGGCCTGGGACGACCATTTCGAGTTCGGTCTGAGTTGCATGATCGCAGGCATGCGCGCCAAGGGGACCAAGCAAAGCTGA
- a CDS encoding polyketide synthase, whose product MDNRDILTRFKDGTLGRQQAMQLLTEGSGPPPQPSAPHIQPSAPHIAGPELANPRTTPAGYAVIGIAGRYPRAGDLDALRRLLRTRQDAPADPPAGRLVDERGIGGHYLDRVADFDPDFFRLTAREAALTDPQERLFLDVAWQVMEDAGYTGARLDSLVGADGEPRSVGVYTAVSSCDYALLAAELWADGHRAMPRSGHGNVSHPLSALLDLRGPHWSVDTADSSFLVALHQAIGALESGECAAALVGAVELRLHPSRQFPGAGEGVGALLLKPLDRARADGDTLHAVIRSSAVGRTGRTGITGSTRTPHRTERADHAGPGGGHTRSPVEDRLVRRALSAAAIDAQTVTVLETPDSAARTVGRAGAATGVAALTRAVLRLSEKADRDGSSPHRAVVIAGDECGTRACVVVEACPGQPAPRPRAETSTGRPPSEPGDPAGSPELILLSAPTTGHLAATARRLADWLTAGRAPQLPALAHALRTGRAALPCRLAVTARSHAELAELLRDFAAAPGARAGRRLRMADLRTAQDDPLLLDEAPETRGYLSALWRAGRQEQLTGLWLGGVDVTRTDQAADGREPGPRTTAPGSALLPRPLWLGSDTEADAEPPT is encoded by the coding sequence ATGGACAACAGGGACATCCTGACTCGGTTCAAGGACGGCACACTCGGCCGTCAGCAGGCCATGCAGCTCCTCACCGAAGGAAGCGGCCCGCCCCCGCAGCCCTCTGCCCCTCACATCCAGCCCTCTGCCCCTCACATCGCCGGACCCGAACTGGCCAACCCCCGCACCACGCCCGCGGGTTACGCCGTCATCGGCATCGCCGGGCGCTATCCGCGGGCCGGTGACCTCGACGCCCTGCGGCGCCTTCTGCGTACCCGGCAGGACGCGCCCGCCGATCCGCCGGCCGGCCGCCTGGTCGACGAGCGGGGCATCGGCGGCCACTACCTCGACCGGGTCGCCGACTTCGACCCCGACTTCTTCCGGCTGACGGCCAGGGAAGCCGCCCTCACCGATCCCCAGGAGCGCCTCTTCCTCGACGTCGCCTGGCAGGTGATGGAGGACGCCGGTTACACCGGAGCCCGCCTCGACTCCCTGGTCGGCGCCGACGGTGAACCGCGCAGTGTCGGCGTGTACACGGCGGTGAGCTCCTGCGACTACGCCCTGCTGGCCGCGGAGCTGTGGGCCGACGGCCACCGGGCCATGCCCCGCAGCGGGCACGGGAACGTGTCGCACCCGCTCTCCGCCCTGCTCGACCTGCGAGGGCCCCACTGGTCGGTGGACACCGCCGACTCGTCCTTCCTCGTCGCCCTGCACCAGGCGATCGGCGCGCTGGAGTCCGGCGAATGCGCCGCCGCCCTCGTCGGCGCGGTGGAACTGCGGCTGCACCCCTCCCGGCAGTTCCCCGGAGCCGGGGAAGGAGTGGGCGCCCTGCTCCTCAAGCCCCTGGACCGGGCACGGGCGGACGGCGACACCCTGCACGCCGTCATCCGCTCCAGCGCGGTGGGCCGCACCGGCCGTACCGGGATCACCGGCAGCACCCGTACCCCCCATCGCACAGAACGGGCCGACCACGCAGGCCCCGGCGGCGGGCACACCCGCAGCCCCGTCGAGGACCGCCTGGTGCGCCGTGCCCTGAGCGCGGCGGCGATCGACGCCCAGACGGTCACCGTGCTCGAAACACCCGACAGCGCGGCCCGCACCGTCGGCCGGGCCGGCGCGGCCACAGGGGTCGCCGCCCTCACCCGGGCGGTGCTGCGGCTCAGCGAGAAGGCCGACCGGGACGGCTCCTCACCGCACCGCGCCGTGGTGATCGCCGGAGACGAGTGCGGCACCCGGGCCTGCGTCGTCGTCGAGGCGTGCCCGGGGCAGCCGGCCCCGCGCCCCAGGGCGGAGACCTCCACCGGTCGGCCGCCCTCGGAACCCGGTGACCCGGCAGGTAGCCCCGAGCTGATCCTGCTGTCGGCACCGACCACCGGCCACCTCGCCGCCACGGCCCGCCGCCTGGCCGACTGGCTCACCGCAGGTCGCGCACCACAGCTGCCCGCGCTCGCCCATGCCCTGCGCACCGGCCGGGCCGCGCTGCCGTGCCGCCTCGCCGTCACCGCCCGCAGCCACGCCGAACTGGCCGAACTGCTCAGGGACTTCGCCGCCGCACCCGGTGCCCGCGCGGGGCGGCGTCTGCGGATGGCGGACCTGCGGACCGCGCAGGACGATCCGCTGCTCCTCGACGAAGCGCCCGAGACACGCGGCTACCTGTCCGCGCTGTGGCGAGCCGGACGCCAGGAACAGCTCACCGGGCTGTGGCTCGGCGGCGTCGACGTGACGCGGACGGACCAAGCCGCCGACGGCCGTGAACCCGGGCCGCGCACGACGGCGCCCGGCTCCGCCCTGCTGCCCAGGCCGCTGTGGCTGGGCAGCGACACGGAGGCGGACGCGGAGCCGCCGACGTGA
- a CDS encoding AfsR/SARP family transcriptional regulator, with amino-acid sequence MDIGVLGALEVKVRGVSITPTAPKPRQVLAMLASRVDRLVPVEVLTEELWGSCPPRSARTTLQTYVLQLRELIAAALASQQGAGDREPQDTGAKDVLMTLPGGYRLAGSEGGCDVREFELLAGRGYRAMDAGEFTQASALLRQALGLWSGEAFADVRMGAQLQSEAWRLEESRLCALEQCFEAELRLGRHRELLSELTVLVNRYSTHENLHAQFMLALYRSGRRGEALHAYQRLRATLVRDLGLEPSAHVRRLQRSILMAAPDSPAASVPSLTG; translated from the coding sequence GTGGACATCGGGGTTCTGGGGGCTCTGGAGGTGAAGGTGCGGGGTGTGTCGATCACACCCACGGCACCCAAACCGCGGCAGGTACTGGCGATGCTCGCCTCACGCGTGGACCGGCTGGTCCCGGTGGAGGTACTGACCGAGGAACTGTGGGGCAGCTGTCCGCCCCGCAGCGCCCGCACGACGCTGCAGACCTACGTGCTGCAGCTGCGGGAGCTGATCGCCGCCGCCCTCGCCTCGCAGCAGGGGGCGGGCGACCGGGAGCCGCAGGACACCGGGGCGAAGGACGTCCTGATGACGCTGCCCGGCGGCTATCGCCTGGCAGGCAGCGAAGGCGGCTGCGACGTCAGGGAGTTCGAGCTGCTGGCCGGGCGCGGCTACCGCGCCATGGACGCGGGTGAGTTCACCCAGGCGTCCGCGCTGCTGCGCCAGGCCCTCGGACTGTGGTCGGGCGAGGCCTTCGCCGACGTCCGCATGGGAGCACAACTGCAGTCGGAGGCATGGCGTCTTGAGGAGTCACGGCTGTGCGCGCTCGAGCAGTGCTTCGAAGCGGAACTGCGGCTCGGCCGGCACCGTGAACTGCTGTCGGAACTGACGGTGCTGGTCAACCGGTACAGCACGCACGAGAACCTGCACGCCCAGTTCATGCTCGCGCTGTACCGCTCCGGACGGCGTGGCGAGGCGCTCCACGCCTACCAGCGCCTGCGCGCCACCCTCGTACGCGATCTGGGACTCGAACCCTCCGCGCACGTGCGGCGGTTGCAGCGCTCGATCCTCATGGCGGCGCCGGACTCTCCCGCCGCTTCCGTGCCCTCCCTGACCGGGTGA